The following coding sequences are from one Shewanella putrefaciens window:
- the zapE gene encoding cell division protein ZapE: MANTMLLNQKITKNTNISPLAIYQAQVGVNLVVDPAQQQAVFALEDLFHQLTSPTKNSCQQQYSQIKGLYLWGDVGRGKTFLMDLFFDCLPTEGKLRLHFHRFMAMIHQALREHSGKRDPLTVIAKNLAKECKVLCFDEFFVSDIGDAMILAGLFECLFKQGVVLVATSNIPIERLYENGLARHRFLPCIQLLQTHTQMLHLAGNQDHRIHTDSIADISASTSLNIGISGTLNFEQIFDNIVNKLAPNAPYLSNTSLTICNREIPVIRATLAHTDNSIAWFDFHALCDGPRSQLDYIEIASRFKIVMVSGVPKLGGEVKGWIRARGTEDGTGENQAAATGERKLSYAVNDDPARRFISLIDELYDQHVRLYLSCDVPLNELYQGGALSFEFRRTYSRLIEMSRST, translated from the coding sequence ATGGCTAATACTATGCTTTTAAATCAAAAAATCACTAAAAATACCAACATATCTCCACTGGCCATTTACCAAGCTCAAGTTGGCGTAAATTTGGTTGTAGATCCTGCCCAACAACAGGCCGTTTTCGCCCTAGAAGATTTATTCCATCAATTGACTTCACCTACTAAAAATAGCTGCCAGCAACAGTACTCGCAGATTAAAGGTCTGTACTTGTGGGGCGATGTCGGTCGGGGCAAAACATTTTTGATGGATTTATTTTTCGACTGTTTACCAACAGAAGGAAAGTTAAGACTGCATTTTCACCGATTTATGGCTATGATCCACCAAGCATTACGCGAACATTCGGGTAAACGAGATCCCTTAACTGTGATTGCCAAAAATCTAGCGAAAGAGTGCAAGGTGCTCTGTTTTGATGAGTTTTTTGTCTCAGATATTGGCGATGCCATGATACTCGCAGGGCTGTTTGAGTGCCTATTCAAACAAGGTGTGGTCTTGGTAGCCACATCAAATATCCCCATAGAGCGCTTATATGAAAACGGCTTAGCCAGACACAGATTTTTGCCCTGTATCCAACTGTTGCAAACACATACGCAAATGCTGCACCTTGCAGGCAATCAAGACCATAGGATACATACTGATTCGATAGCTGATATCAGCGCCTCAACGTCCCTAAATATAGGTATTAGTGGAACGCTTAATTTCGAGCAGATATTTGACAATATTGTGAATAAATTAGCCCCAAATGCTCCCTACTTAAGCAATACTAGCCTTACCATCTGCAACCGTGAAATCCCAGTTATCCGCGCTACATTAGCCCACACAGACAACTCAATTGCTTGGTTCGACTTTCATGCTCTCTGTGACGGCCCAAGATCCCAGCTCGATTACATCGAAATCGCAAGTCGATTTAAAATCGTAATGGTAAGCGGTGTCCCTAAACTAGGCGGTGAAGTCAAAGGTTGGATCCGCGCCCGCGGTACCGAGGATGGCACAGGAGAAAACCAAGCCGCCGCGACAGGCGAGCGTAAACTCTCCTATGCAGTCAACGACGACCCAGCACGGCGCTTTATCAGTTTAATTGATGAACTGTACGATCAACATGTCCGTTTATATCTGAGTTGCGATGTACCACTCAATGAACTCTACCAAGGTGGCGCGCTCAGTTTCGAATTTCGCAGAACCTACAGTCGATTAATCGAAATGAGCCGCAGCACTTAA
- a CDS encoding response regulator: protein MAIKIVVIDDETQIRRMLRIALASEGYDVTEAENGQQGLSAVARQQPELVILDLGLPDMEGHQVLQELRGWSDVAVIVLSVRNQDKEKVAALDAGAQDYVTKPFSVEELLARVRAILRDHIKPEKLPILDDGKLQIDLSRRLVKVDNQVIELTPKEYAVLSKLASSPNCVVTQTQLLKEIWGPAHTEDTHYLRIVVSHLRQKLGDSPSEPQYMRTEPGVGYRLYFEL from the coding sequence GTGGCAATAAAAATCGTGGTTATCGATGATGAGACCCAAATACGCCGCATGTTGCGGATTGCACTCGCCAGTGAAGGTTATGATGTTACTGAGGCAGAAAATGGTCAGCAAGGACTCTCAGCTGTCGCTCGCCAGCAACCTGAATTAGTGATTTTGGATTTAGGCTTGCCGGATATGGAAGGCCATCAAGTGCTACAGGAGTTACGGGGATGGTCCGATGTTGCTGTGATTGTATTGTCGGTTCGCAATCAAGATAAGGAAAAAGTCGCAGCATTAGATGCAGGCGCGCAGGATTATGTAACTAAACCCTTTAGTGTGGAAGAGTTACTGGCAAGGGTGCGGGCAATTTTAAGGGACCATATCAAACCTGAAAAATTACCCATATTAGATGATGGTAAGTTGCAGATTGATTTAAGTCGTAGGTTAGTGAAAGTGGATAACCAAGTTATCGAACTCACACCCAAGGAATACGCGGTATTGTCTAAATTGGCGTCGTCACCTAACTGCGTTGTCACTCAGACTCAGCTACTAAAGGAAATTTGGGGGCCAGCCCACACAGAAGACACACATTATCTACGAATTGTGGTCAGTCACTTAAGGCAAAAATTAGGCGATTCCCCGAGTGAGCCTCAGTATATGCGGACTGAACCTGGTGTCGGTTATCGTTTATATTTTGAGCTATAG